The proteins below come from a single Thunnus thynnus chromosome 10, fThuThy2.1, whole genome shotgun sequence genomic window:
- the LOC137191859 gene encoding transmembrane protein 74: MASPELLSADEGGKQPDPPNVLDRVSSALHVRKLVGSTGGALPGEGCCNLARGCHGRCHSSPRTAPRKGGAEVKLGHLGEEKVRVCCDEELETSFTYIDENVNLRLASPENSCKSTHRPVRNGEACSETLPEFSFMSEDDLSFGEGSGTSIDYGFISAVTFLVTGISLVIISYAVPRDVVVDRDSVSAREMERLEMESARIGAHLDRCVIAGLCLLTLGGVVLSTLLMISMWKGEMYRRKIIAYSKRSAKLYGSISLKTRSSPSHSSAHLSLQEEMEETVT; this comes from the coding sequence ATGGCTTCTCCGGAGCTGCTTTCTGCAGATGAGGGAGGCAAACAGCCCGATCCTCCCAACGTCCTTGACCGTGTTTCCAGCGCGCTGCATGTCCGCAAGCTGGTCGGATCAACAGGAGGAGCGCTCCCTGGGGAGGGCTGCTGTAACCTGGCCCGGGGCTGCCATGGCCGGTGTCATTCATCACCAAGGACGGCGCCACGCAAGGGAGGCGCGGAGGTTAAACTCGGTCACCTCGGCGAGGAGAAAGTCCGAGTTTGCTGCGACGAGGAATTAGAGACATCCTTCACCTACATTGATGAGAATGTTAACCTGCGACTGGCCAGCCCGGAAAATAGTTGTAAAAGTACTCACAGACCCGTGCGCAACGGCGAGGCTTGCTCCGAGACGTTGCCAGAATTCTCCTTCATGTCCGAGGATGATCTCTCCTTCGGGGAAGGCTCCGGGACTTCTATAGACTACGGGTTTATCAGTGCAGTCACGTTTTTGGTGACCGGGATCTCCTTGGTGATCATCTCCTACGCCGTACCACGGGATGTGGTGGTGGACCGCGACAGCGTGTCGGCGAGGGAGATGGAAAGGCTGGAGATGGAGAGCGCCCGGATAGGCGCCCACTTGGATCGGTGCGTCATAGCTGGACTTTGCCTCCTCACACTGGGCGGCGTGGTGCTCTCCACGCTGCTGATGATTTCCATGTGGAAGGGGGAGATGTACAGGAGAAAGATCATCGCTTACTCGAAGCGCTCTGCCAAACTGTATGGCTCGATCAGCCTGAAAACGAGATCCAGTCCCAGTCACTCATCTGCGCACTTGTCCCTGCAGGAGGAAATGGAGGAAACTGTGACTTAA